A portion of the Staphylococcus felis genome contains these proteins:
- the hisA gene encoding 1-(5-phosphoribosyl)-5-((5-phosphoribosylamino)methylideneamino)imidazole-4-carboxamide isomerase: protein MLKLWPAIDLINGQSVRLTEGQYETSEKMPHSAEESIQLYNQYQCVDRIHIVDLMGAKDQSATESTYIETLIQQSEKPIEVGGGIRNEETLRSYFLAGVDYCIVGTEAIQNIDWLEDMSKLFPGKIYVSVDAYHRDIKVNGWLEETRLDVIAFAKDIAHLPIGGIIYTDISKDGKMGGPNFATTEALVKAVDIPVIASGGIRHQDDIAQLESIGVHAAIVGKAAHQPTFWEGLT from the coding sequence ATGTTAAAACTATGGCCAGCCATTGACTTGATAAATGGACAAAGTGTGCGGTTAACAGAAGGTCAATATGAGACATCAGAAAAAATGCCACATTCCGCTGAAGAGAGTATCCAATTATACAACCAGTATCAATGCGTCGATCGAATTCATATTGTAGATTTAATGGGGGCAAAAGATCAAAGCGCTACAGAATCCACTTATATCGAGACACTTATACAACAATCTGAAAAACCTATAGAAGTTGGTGGTGGGATTCGAAATGAAGAAACATTGCGTTCATATTTTTTAGCAGGTGTAGATTATTGTATTGTCGGGACAGAAGCAATACAGAACATAGATTGGTTAGAAGACATGAGTAAATTATTTCCTGGGAAAATTTACGTCTCAGTTGATGCATACCATCGTGACATTAAAGTAAATGGATGGCTTGAAGAAACACGTTTAGATGTGATTGCTTTTGCAAAAGACATCGCTCACCTCCCTATCGGCGGTATCATTTATACAGATATCTCAAAGGACGGTAAAATGGGAGGACCCAATTTTGCAACGACAGAAGCACTTGTCAAAGCAGTTGACATCCCAGTCATTGCCTCAGGTGGGATTCGTCATCAAGACGACATTGCACAACTTGAATCAATCGGTGTTCATGCTGCAATAGTTGGCAAAGCAGCACATCAACCGACATTTTGGGAGGGACTCACATGA
- the hisD gene encoding histidinol dehydrogenase, translating into MYNTQSFLNDYQSSEPLDLSLHDHIAKICENVKEKGDLALYNYNKQFDQVEIAQLEIPKEEMKQAYDDLDADLKKALHHSYERIKTYQAKIRYTDGDYQSEMYEVYRPIESVGVYVPGGKASYPSTVLMTVTLAQVAGVKNITVVTPPQSTGIAKSVLAACYITGVNHIYQVGGAQSIAALAYGTETIDKVDKIVGPGNQYVAYAKKLLYGIVGIDQIAGPSEIALIIDASCDIDAVAYDVLAQAEHDELARTFVISTDHSLLSELSEKIQYLSERTERQSILKESLKNHHYLIHTNHFDESCQVMNKIAPEHASIQTKSPEDYVPYIHYVGSLFLGSFSPEVMGDYIAGPSHVLPTNRTARFQHGLSVNDFLTKHTVIHLSQQTFKETYVDASQIAQEEQLYNHRHSLLIRKGGLQDDTNE; encoded by the coding sequence ATTTATAATACACAATCATTTTTAAATGATTACCAATCATCAGAACCACTTGACTTGTCGTTACATGATCATATCGCAAAAATATGTGAAAACGTCAAAGAAAAGGGTGATCTCGCTTTATACAACTATAATAAACAGTTCGATCAAGTTGAAATCGCTCAACTTGAAATACCAAAAGAAGAGATGAAACAAGCTTATGATGACCTTGATGCCGACTTAAAAAAAGCACTTCATCATAGTTACGAGCGTATCAAAACATATCAAGCAAAAATTCGCTACACAGATGGTGATTATCAGTCAGAAATGTATGAAGTTTATCGTCCTATAGAATCTGTAGGCGTTTATGTACCAGGTGGCAAAGCAAGCTATCCTTCGACCGTACTTATGACAGTGACATTAGCTCAAGTAGCAGGCGTTAAAAATATTACAGTGGTTACTCCTCCACAATCAACAGGTATTGCTAAAAGCGTGCTAGCAGCTTGTTACATCACAGGTGTTAATCACATATATCAAGTCGGTGGTGCTCAAAGTATTGCTGCACTCGCTTATGGCACAGAAACTATTGATAAAGTTGATAAAATCGTAGGTCCCGGTAATCAATATGTTGCATATGCCAAAAAGTTATTATATGGCATAGTCGGTATTGATCAAATTGCTGGACCAAGTGAAATAGCACTTATTATCGATGCATCATGTGATATCGATGCAGTAGCCTATGATGTGTTAGCTCAGGCAGAACATGATGAATTAGCACGTACTTTCGTCATATCAACCGATCACTCTTTATTAAGCGAACTATCCGAAAAAATTCAGTATCTAAGCGAGAGAACTGAACGTCAATCAATATTAAAAGAAAGTTTAAAAAATCATCACTATTTAATTCATACAAATCACTTTGATGAAAGTTGTCAGGTCATGAATAAAATTGCGCCAGAACATGCCTCAATTCAAACTAAATCACCAGAAGATTACGTTCCTTATATACACTATGTAGGTAGTCTTTTTTTAGGCAGTTTCTCACCAGAAGTTATGGGTGATTATATAGCAGGACCTAGTCATGTTTTACCTACAAACCGCACTGCAAGATTCCAACATGGCTTATCTGTAAATGATTTCTTGACGAAGCACACGGTTATTCATTTGTCACAACAGACCTTTAAAGAGACATATGTCGATGCATCACAAATTGCACAAGAGGAACAGTTATACAATCATAGACATTCTTTATTAATTCGTAAAGGAGGCTTGCAAGATGATACGAATGAATAA
- the hisIE gene encoding bifunctional phosphoribosyl-AMP cyclohydrolase/phosphoribosyl-ATP diphosphatase HisIE, with amino-acid sequence MDLKPDFSKGLLPVILQDATTKQVLMLGYMDEIAFQKTIDTKVAWFYSRSKKRLWQKGETSGHIQKVVDMHLDCDQDALLLFVNPVGPTCHTGSHSCFNTEWPFDLKQLENSIQKRLSERDESSYTHYLMEKGKEKITKKLGEEAFEVVIAAMKHNRDELISESADLLYHLSVLWYEEGISINDVEALLAQRHQTQNNFKGERANIESW; translated from the coding sequence ATGGACTTAAAACCCGACTTTTCAAAAGGTCTATTACCCGTTATTTTACAAGATGCTACGACAAAGCAAGTCTTAATGCTTGGCTACATGGATGAAATAGCATTTCAAAAAACAATCGATACGAAGGTTGCTTGGTTTTATTCACGTTCTAAAAAGCGGTTGTGGCAAAAAGGCGAAACATCAGGTCATATTCAAAAAGTAGTCGATATGCACTTAGATTGCGACCAAGACGCTTTACTATTATTTGTGAACCCTGTTGGACCAACATGTCATACTGGCTCACACAGCTGCTTTAATACAGAGTGGCCTTTTGATCTCAAACAGCTTGAAAACAGTATTCAAAAACGATTGTCTGAACGAGATGAATCGTCATATACACATTATTTAATGGAAAAAGGTAAAGAAAAAATCACGAAAAAATTGGGAGAAGAAGCATTTGAAGTGGTCATCGCAGCAATGAAACATAACCGTGATGAGTTGATATCTGAAAGTGCAGACCTCCTCTATCACTTATCTGTCTTATGGTATGAAGAAGGCATCTCTATTAATGATGTTGAGGCATTACTCGCACAGCGCCATCAGACTCAAAATAATTTCAAAGGCGAACGTGCCAATATTGAATCATGGTAA
- the hisH gene encoding imidazole glycerol phosphate synthase subunit HisH, with amino-acid sequence MIAIVDYGLGNVLNVKRAIEYLDYDVVLSRDLDVLSKADTLILPGVGHFKDAMQTIKSYHLDHYLKVTSQPIIGICLGMQLLYERSAEGEVEGLGLLPGQIFPINTSYTVPHLGWNTLQSPSEALNHDVYFVHSYQAPMDENVIAYASYGTDIPAIVQHQQYTGIQFHPEKSGNNGLIILKTALEGGFSNVKTMASH; translated from the coding sequence ATGATTGCCATTGTAGATTACGGATTAGGTAACGTTCTCAATGTTAAACGAGCCATTGAATACTTAGACTATGATGTCGTCTTATCACGTGACCTTGATGTATTATCCAAAGCAGACACGCTTATTCTTCCAGGTGTCGGTCACTTCAAAGACGCCATGCAAACAATCAAATCCTATCATTTGGATCACTATTTAAAAGTAACATCTCAACCCATTATCGGGATTTGCCTAGGCATGCAACTGCTATATGAAAGAAGTGCTGAAGGTGAAGTTGAAGGTTTAGGATTATTACCAGGTCAAATTTTTCCAATCAATACATCCTATACAGTACCACATCTGGGTTGGAATACGTTGCAAAGTCCATCTGAAGCTTTGAATCACGATGTCTACTTTGTTCACAGCTATCAAGCACCAATGGATGAAAACGTAATAGCTTATGCATCGTATGGCACAGATATTCCTGCTATCGTTCAGCACCAACAGTACACTGGCATTCAATTTCATCCCGAAAAAAGCGGAAATAATGGCTTGATAATTCTAAAAACAGCTTTGGAGGGAGGTTTCTCAAATGTTAAAACTATGGCCAGCCATTGA
- the hisB gene encoding imidazoleglycerol-phosphate dehydratase HisB, which yields MAYQINRETKETKIAIEIIEGNDSHVQTGIGFLDHMLTLFSFHSGLSLKIDVTGDTWVDDHHTTEDIGIVLGQLLLQIIKDKSHFERYGTQYLPMDETLARAVVDISGRPYLHFDAQFSKEKVGTFDTELVEEFFRALVINARLTVHLDLLRQGNTHHEIEAIFKAFARALKQALSPSDINRIPSSKGVIE from the coding sequence ATGGCTTATCAAATCAATCGTGAAACAAAAGAAACAAAAATTGCTATCGAAATCATAGAGGGCAATGATAGCCATGTACAAACTGGTATTGGCTTTTTAGATCATATGTTAACCCTTTTCAGCTTTCATAGCGGATTGAGTCTCAAAATTGATGTCACAGGTGATACGTGGGTAGACGACCACCATACAACAGAGGATATCGGCATTGTACTAGGCCAACTCCTTTTACAAATCATAAAGGATAAGTCTCATTTCGAACGGTACGGTACACAATATTTACCAATGGACGAAACATTAGCACGTGCTGTCGTTGATATTAGTGGACGACCTTACCTTCATTTTGACGCACAATTTAGCAAAGAAAAGGTAGGCACATTTGATACAGAGCTTGTTGAAGAATTTTTTAGAGCGCTTGTCATTAATGCACGATTAACTGTGCATCTCGATTTATTGCGCCAAGGCAATACACATCATGAGATTGAAGCGATATTTAAAGCTTTCGCCCGCGCCTTAAAACAAGCCCTTTCACCTTCTGATATCAATCGAATTCCCTCATCGAAAGGTGTGATAGAATGA
- a CDS encoding ATP phosphoribosyltransferase regulatory subunit — protein sequence MQQLLKYKTLEVRFLEYFSRHGFTLIDTSFIESLKWSQLTSDDLKQMGERSIWQNGEMIYALRNDFTDQLVRYYQHYPLQDFAIAYSGPIVRHQQVHTQLGLECYNPTIQDIHQAFKFFYTYIQSELNADIQYVVIGHYQLIDLLLDQKEKTEDILTLITQRNISELKVKLGVQHPIVQLLLTPTHQQLERLNLIYNVEHHIIASLNRWATFFKLLGLNEIHLDITPLAPRSYYKGTFVKAHLTDERVLSGGYYNNGLEGFGLGLTL from the coding sequence ATGCAACAACTTCTCAAATACAAGACATTAGAAGTTCGCTTTTTAGAGTATTTCTCTCGTCATGGCTTTACGCTCATCGACACGTCTTTTATTGAATCTTTGAAGTGGTCACAACTAACTTCTGATGATTTAAAGCAGATGGGTGAGCGTAGCATTTGGCAAAATGGTGAAATGATTTATGCATTACGCAATGACTTTACAGATCAACTAGTACGTTACTATCAACATTATCCACTTCAAGATTTTGCAATTGCATATAGTGGCCCTATTGTGAGACATCAACAAGTCCATACACAACTAGGATTAGAATGTTACAACCCTACTATTCAAGATATTCATCAAGCATTTAAATTTTTTTACACTTATATTCAATCTGAACTCAATGCTGACATACAATATGTAGTTATCGGACATTACCAGTTGATCGATTTACTTTTAGATCAAAAAGAAAAGACAGAAGATATTCTTACACTTATCACACAGCGCAATATCTCAGAACTTAAAGTAAAACTAGGCGTTCAACATCCCATTGTACAGTTACTTCTAACACCAACACACCAACAACTCGAGCGATTAAACTTGATTTATAACGTAGAGCACCATATCATCGCAAGCTTAAATCGTTGGGCAACATTTTTTAAATTACTAGGCCTAAACGAAATTCATCTAGATATCACTCCACTTGCACCACGTTCCTATTACAAGGGAACTTTCGTAAAAGCACATTTAACAGATGAACGTGTATTGTCAGGTGGTTATTATAATAACGGCTTAGAAGGCTTTGGACTCGGATTGACATTATAA
- the hisF gene encoding imidazole glycerol phosphate synthase subunit HisF: MIKKRIIPCLDVKDGRVVKGVQFKGLRDIGDPADLASYYNQEGADELVFLDISKTEKGHALTLDIIRQTAEHLFIPLTVGGGIRSIHDISLLLQNGADKVSLNSAALNHPDLVRQASEKFGKQCICIAIDSQYDEVLNDYFCCTHGGKKRTDVRVYDWVQHVETLGAGELLITSMAYDGMKQGFDLYHLNEIAQLVNIPIIASGGGGNPSHFTELFAKTDVSAGLAASILHDKETTIFDIKTALQQGGIPVRWT; encoded by the coding sequence ATGATCAAAAAACGAATCATTCCGTGTCTTGATGTCAAAGATGGCCGTGTCGTTAAAGGGGTGCAATTTAAAGGATTACGTGACATTGGTGACCCTGCCGACCTAGCTTCCTATTACAATCAAGAAGGGGCAGATGAACTCGTATTCCTCGATATATCTAAGACTGAAAAGGGGCATGCGTTAACTTTAGACATCATTAGACAAACAGCAGAACACCTTTTTATTCCACTTACAGTTGGCGGTGGAATTCGTTCAATTCATGATATTTCCCTACTACTACAAAATGGTGCGGATAAAGTTTCACTCAATTCAGCTGCATTAAATCATCCAGACTTAGTACGACAAGCGAGCGAAAAATTTGGCAAACAATGTATCTGTATCGCAATAGACAGCCAATATGATGAGGTGTTGAATGATTATTTTTGCTGCACACATGGCGGTAAAAAGCGGACAGATGTACGCGTCTATGATTGGGTTCAACACGTTGAAACTTTAGGCGCTGGTGAATTGCTCATTACTAGTATGGCATACGATGGAATGAAACAAGGCTTTGATCTTTATCATCTCAACGAAATTGCACAGCTTGTCAACATTCCTATTATCGCATCAGGCGGCGGAGGAAATCCTAGTCACTTTACCGAATTATTTGCAAAGACAGATGTCTCAGCAGGATTAGCAGCAAGCATTCTACATGATAAAGAGACAACAATATTCGACATCAAAACTGCACTTCAACAAGGAGGTATCCCTGTTAGATGGACTTAA
- a CDS encoding pyridoxal phosphate-dependent aminotransferase — MIRMNKNESPIKPIDDKTLTQIILSSEYHQYPDEQYDRFRRAYAQYYGNLEVDQICCGNGSDELIQKLMFQMPEGPCLTLNPDFFMYQDYANQTKRQIYFIDATDELTFPIDKVLAAIDQIQPSFFIFSNPHNPTGHRFDERYIQELADKMQAIKGYLVIDEAYVDFTTPVQLPLQDHIIVMRTLSKAFAIAGLRLGLLLSTEQTIKMMREIEHPYPLSTLTLDIAIHLFEHQDDTKKHVAYQRHLSHRLKTIMNTYARKHMTVFPSETNFVLTRGNQAVALGQFLEEKGFIPRFYDPKTEAAMTQCVRYSIATDEELDAFEKAIKEWSEKHGLSNQS; from the coding sequence ATGATACGAATGAATAAAAACGAAAGCCCCATCAAACCTATAGATGATAAGACATTAACCCAAATCATCCTATCGAGTGAATATCATCAATACCCTGACGAACAATATGATCGTTTTAGACGCGCTTATGCACAATACTACGGCAATTTAGAGGTTGACCAAATTTGTTGTGGAAATGGCTCTGATGAACTCATTCAAAAATTGATGTTTCAAATGCCTGAGGGACCTTGTTTAACGCTTAATCCAGACTTTTTTATGTATCAAGATTATGCCAATCAAACAAAACGTCAGATTTACTTTATTGATGCAACTGATGAATTAACCTTCCCAATCGACAAGGTACTCGCAGCCATTGATCAAATTCAGCCGAGTTTCTTCATCTTTAGTAACCCACACAACCCAACAGGACATCGTTTTGACGAAAGGTATATACAGGAATTAGCCGATAAAATGCAAGCAATTAAAGGTTATTTAGTCATAGATGAAGCGTATGTTGACTTCACAACACCAGTTCAATTACCGCTTCAAGACCATATTATTGTAATGCGCACATTATCTAAAGCCTTTGCAATAGCAGGATTACGCTTAGGTCTATTACTAAGCACCGAACAAACAATCAAGATGATGCGTGAAATTGAACACCCTTATCCCCTATCTACACTGACGTTGGATATTGCGATTCATCTTTTTGAACACCAAGACGACACTAAAAAGCACGTCGCATACCAGCGGCATTTAAGTCATAGACTCAAAACAATTATGAATACCTACGCTAGAAAGCATATGACTGTTTTTCCGAGTGAAACCAATTTCGTGCTCACTAGAGGAAATCAAGCTGTAGCGTTAGGTCAATTCCTAGAAGAAAAAGGGTTTATTCCAAGATTTTACGATCCAAAGACTGAAGCCGCCATGACACAATGTGTGCGATATTCTATCGCTACTGATGAAGAACTTGACGCATTTGAAAAAGCTATTAAAGAATGGAGTGAAAAACATGGCTTATCAAATCAATCGTGA
- a CDS encoding insulinase family protein, with amino-acid sequence MKIKKVFYEDLDRCLFNFVQNGVRITYFNLDSAYINLIKAVVNIGGEQYEPGTAHFIEHLKFWKEGVNLYDLMNRFGTILNANTTECETNFLLYCSKKDTYTTLMNFTSYLLNHRYTCDEFNKEKKIISNEIKGYYSILKNEKEKMKYVKKILGNLDHVNSISKEYLESVSSSCYQKNNIHYYFIGDFSGVIDGSVDKSKEKMELVVDDTLISHSYDNIELFLKIRYLCMNNYINYFVKNKTIIINFRDLTSIKATSGIKLDIFRTNVISYILKIYEDVNALLEFLEIWKVSKGDFTKIGNILENEEKLIELLNEEFIC; translated from the coding sequence ATGAAGATAAAAAAAGTATTTTATGAGGATTTAGATCGATGTCTTTTTAACTTTGTTCAAAATGGAGTGCGAATAACATATTTTAATTTAGATAGCGCTTATATTAATTTAATAAAAGCTGTTGTTAATATAGGTGGAGAACAATATGAGCCTGGTACAGCTCATTTTATAGAGCATCTCAAATTTTGGAAAGAAGGGGTTAATTTATACGATTTAATGAACAGATTTGGTACTATTCTTAATGCTAATACTACTGAATGTGAAACAAATTTTTTATTATACTGTAGCAAGAAAGATACTTATACAACGTTAATGAATTTTACATCTTATTTATTGAATCATAGATATACTTGTGACGAATTTAATAAAGAAAAGAAAATAATATCGAATGAGATAAAGGGGTATTATTCAATTTTAAAAAATGAAAAGGAAAAAATGAAATATGTAAAAAAAATATTAGGAAATTTGGATCATGTTAACTCTATTTCCAAAGAATATCTAGAATCTGTTTCTTCATCATGTTATCAAAAAAATAATATCCATTATTATTTTATCGGTGATTTTAGCGGTGTAATAGATGGTAGTGTAGACAAAAGTAAAGAGAAAATGGAATTGGTAGTAGATGATACTCTAATTTCACATAGTTACGATAACATCGAATTATTTTTAAAGATACGTTACCTTTGTATGAATAATTATATTAATTATTTTGTAAAAAACAAAACAATTATAATTAATTTTAGAGATTTAACTTCTATAAAGGCCACCTCTGGAATAAAGCTGGACATTTTCAGAACTAATGTAATTTCTTATATATTAAAAATTTATGAAGACGTAAATGCATTATTGGAGTTCTTGGAAATTTGGAAAGTATCAAAAGGGGATTTCACAAAAATCGGTAATATTCTTGAAAATGAAGAAAAACTAATTGAATTATTGAATGAGGAATTTATATGTTAA
- a CDS encoding DUF2871 domain-containing protein: MKKLMYSSMLYTILGMLSGLFYREMTRSNNFSGYSQLNVTHTHLLVLGTIMFLIFLLLESRFHLTQYGKLFNSFFYVYHAGVLITVAMQFVNGIATIKGFETGPAIAGISGLGHILITLAFVLFYIMMHKAIKTPSTK; this comes from the coding sequence ATGAAGAAATTAATGTATAGTTCAATGTTATATACCATTTTAGGAATGCTAAGTGGATTGTTTTATCGAGAAATGACACGTTCCAATAACTTTAGTGGCTACTCTCAGCTTAATGTCACTCATACACATTTGTTAGTCCTTGGTACAATCATGTTTTTAATCTTTTTATTGTTAGAGAGTCGCTTTCATTTAACACAATACGGCAAATTATTTAATAGTTTCTTTTATGTGTATCATGCAGGTGTACTCATCACTGTTGCAATGCAATTTGTGAATGGTATCGCAACAATTAAAGGATTTGAAACTGGACCAGCTATCGCAGGAATCTCAGGATTAGGACACATCTTAATCACGCTTGCTTTTGTACTCTTTTATATCATGATGCATAAAGCCATTAAAACACCTAGCACAAAATAA
- the hisG gene encoding ATP phosphoribosyltransferase yields MLTIALAKGRLLKSFIAYLASINQNELVEQLESRERQLQIKTENYHFLFVKGKDVPIYVEQGIADIGITGGDILSENQYDVNQLLALPFGQCHLSVASFDSTQTYKTIATSFPNMAQDYFKSTGRDITCIELSGSIELACVIGMVDGIVDIVQTGTTLRSNGLIEKEHIRDIQAQLITNRQSFFTQSSAIDAFIQMLGVSKIDL; encoded by the coding sequence GTGCTTACGATTGCATTAGCAAAAGGACGTTTATTAAAAAGCTTTATAGCCTATTTGGCTTCAATCAATCAAAATGAATTAGTCGAACAACTTGAGTCACGCGAGCGACAATTACAAATAAAAACCGAAAACTATCACTTTTTATTTGTAAAAGGTAAAGACGTCCCTATTTATGTCGAACAAGGGATTGCAGACATCGGGATTACAGGAGGCGATATTCTAAGTGAAAATCAATATGATGTCAATCAGTTATTAGCATTGCCTTTTGGTCAATGTCACCTATCCGTCGCATCGTTTGATTCCACTCAAACATATAAAACGATTGCCACTTCTTTTCCTAACATGGCTCAAGATTACTTTAAATCCACAGGCCGTGATATCACCTGCATAGAACTATCAGGTTCTATTGAATTAGCATGTGTTATCGGAATGGTTGATGGCATTGTTGATATTGTACAAACAGGGACAACGTTACGTTCAAACGGGCTTATCGAAAAAGAACATATTAGAGATATACAAGCTCAATTAATTACGAATAGACAAAGCTTCTTTACTCAATCAAGCGCGATTGATGCATTCATCCAAATGTTAGGGGTGTCCAAAATTGATTTATAA
- a CDS encoding DUF429 domain-containing protein, translating to MYYIGIDLAWTDQHETGLCIINKHGLIQYIHADIWTDEALLEILKRYEGPLRIAIDAPLIVPNNQGSRQAERILAQNRIHQHHVRAFHVSRTFLTKTYGSIRGENLLSLLQNRILNEVDIHINETSHYVVETFPTAITASLFPNEYPFHYKQKRNVNFQQSLQGLKRLDICFKSLEREGHLLNYEEWISPDWHTMTRQSKKHIEDQLDALLCAYSLYLIHQDNQYSKRIFGQAETGAIVIPYSNL from the coding sequence ATGTATTATATCGGAATCGACCTTGCTTGGACAGATCAGCATGAAACAGGGCTTTGCATTATTAATAAACATGGCTTAATACAGTATATACATGCCGACATATGGACAGACGAAGCCCTACTTGAAATTTTAAAACGATATGAAGGCCCTTTACGCATTGCGATAGACGCCCCTTTAATCGTTCCGAACAACCAAGGATCACGTCAAGCTGAACGTATACTCGCTCAAAATAGGATTCATCAACACCACGTTCGTGCATTTCATGTCAGTCGTACCTTTTTAACCAAAACTTATGGCAGCATTCGTGGTGAAAACCTATTATCTTTACTCCAAAATAGAATACTAAATGAGGTGGATATTCATATTAATGAAACGTCACACTATGTAGTTGAAACGTTCCCTACTGCCATTACAGCTAGCCTTTTCCCAAATGAATATCCTTTTCACTATAAGCAAAAAAGAAATGTGAACTTTCAACAATCCTTGCAAGGACTCAAAAGATTAGATATTTGTTTCAAGTCACTAGAGAGAGAAGGGCACCTCTTAAATTACGAAGAATGGATTTCGCCTGATTGGCATACAATGACACGTCAATCCAAAAAGCATATTGAGGATCAACTCGATGCCTTGCTATGCGCGTATAGCCTTTATCTCATCCATCAAGATAACCAATATTCAAAAAGAATTTTTGGCCAAGCTGAGACAGGTGCTATTGTCATACCTTATTCAAATCTTTAG
- the argF gene encoding ornithine carbamoyltransferase: MESFKGHSFLKTNDFSPDQIFTLIDFSLELKHKKQNHLPHPYLKGKNIALIFEKPSTRTRAAFSIAAHDLGAKVDYYDKGDIHLGVKESITDTACVFGRMYDGIEFRGFRQEDVETLSHHAQVPVWNGLTNEWHPTQMIADFMTMKEYFGTLNNLTLTYVGDADNNVARDLLVTGAMLGVNVHIAAPEDLQPNSDIQQLAFNYANQSGSTIKITSNVSEAVYQADVIYTDVWLSMGTDEKEWDTRIEKMLSYQVNANMLKKTGLDHTIVMHCLPAFHDTNTKVGQKIYETYGIAEMEISDEVFQQYQEVIFTQAENRLHSIKAIMAATLGDIF, encoded by the coding sequence ATCGAAAGCTTTAAAGGGCACAGCTTTTTAAAAACGAATGATTTTTCTCCAGATCAAATCTTTACATTGATTGATTTTTCATTAGAACTTAAGCATAAAAAGCAAAATCATTTGCCGCATCCTTATTTAAAAGGAAAGAACATTGCTTTAATTTTTGAAAAGCCATCGACGCGTACTCGTGCGGCGTTTAGTATTGCTGCACATGATTTAGGTGCAAAGGTTGATTACTATGATAAGGGTGATATTCATTTAGGTGTTAAAGAATCAATCACTGACACAGCGTGTGTCTTCGGCCGAATGTATGATGGCATTGAATTTAGGGGGTTTCGCCAAGAAGATGTGGAAACACTGAGTCATCATGCACAAGTCCCAGTATGGAATGGACTGACGAATGAGTGGCATCCGACACAAATGATTGCGGATTTTATGACGATGAAAGAATATTTTGGTACTTTAAATAACCTTACTTTAACTTATGTTGGCGACGCTGATAATAATGTTGCTAGAGATTTGCTTGTGACGGGGGCAATGCTTGGGGTGAATGTACATATTGCAGCACCAGAAGATCTTCAGCCCAATTCGGATATACAACAATTAGCATTTAATTATGCGAATCAATCAGGGTCAACAATAAAAATAACCTCAAACGTTTCTGAAGCTGTATACCAAGCAGATGTGATTTATACAGATGTCTGGCTCTCAATGGGCACTGATGAAAAGGAGTGGGACACCCGCATTGAAAAAATGCTGTCATATCAAGTGAATGCCAATATGCTTAAAAAGACAGGACTTGATCATACAATAGTCATGCATTGTTTACCAGCCTTCCATGATACGAATACGAAAGTGGGACAAAAAATATATGAAACATATGGTATTGCTGAAATGGAAATATCAGATGAAGTGTTTCAACAATATCAAGAAGTCATTTTTACACAAGCTGAAAACCGACTTCACTCAATTAAAGCTATTATGGCTGCGACACTAGGAGATATTTTTTAA